attttccttCCTGATAACCAGCGTGTCTAAGTATGGAATTCTGCCGTTTTTCTCTATTTCTACCGTGAAATTTATGCTATTATGGAAGCCATTTAATGTTGTCAAGATCTCATGTATTGCACCTTCCCGAACCACAGCAAATATATCGTCCACatatttcgtcaagatttttggttttgttgtcaAGTTTTCCATGCAGTTGTCCAGTAAATGTTCCATAACTATATCAGCTACAATAGGTGAAGCAGATGATCCCATCGGCAGTCCTCTCTTTTGTTTATATGTTTTGTCTTCATACGTAAAGTATCTATTCTCCACTAtgcagaattttaaaattttcataaatatattctTTGTAAGTCTAGTATGGCCCTCCAATTCTTGCCATCTACTTTCGATGATTTTTAAAGCTAAGTCAACCGGTACACTTGGGAATAGGGACACAACGTCAAAAGATACTAATTTTTCATCCTCCTTGATAGTCAGGTTCTTGatcttatttttaaattgtagGGAGTCCTTTATATTGTACTTCGAGTcctgtgttaaaatttttaaaaggttTCCAATGTACTTGCAGAGATTGCTCGAAGGTGAATCTATAGATGAGCAAATTGGCCGTAATGGATAACCATCTTTATGTGTTTTTGGCAAGCCATAAATCCTTGGGGCTGTAGCTACGTCCATTTTTAGTCGCTTTTTCTCTGCCGGCGAAATCATGTTGTTTCTGTCCAGTTCCTCCACTAATtcgttattttttctttgcaacGATGTCGTTGGATCCTTGTTGATTCTTTGATACATCATCACGTCGCTTATAATATTCATCATTCTCTGTTGATATTCACTTTTTTCCATAGCAACTGTTGTATTGCTTTTGTgtgcatttaaaattaatatatttttatttttctttagaaattgtcGAGTTTGCTCCACTGTTCTTGTAACGAACTTCTCCCTACTgttgtatttcattttatttaaatgagtTTCTAAAGTTGTTGCGAACATTGTTCTCGCAGTTTCCTGTTcttccttttcttttttttgtagattgTATTATATGTTCCCCATCacttatatatttaaaaagtgGAAATTCGGCTTTTGATGTTGGGAGACCATGTTTTTGTCCTAGCGACAGTAACCATTTTACATTTTCGGGAAATTGAGTATCTGTTGTATTAATAAACCATTTTTCGTTTATCTTTATGTCCAATTCCTCTCTTTGTTGTTCTTgaagttttaataattttttcttgtgtgTTGCGGTTGACTTTTCTTTAATTTcccttgtaattttattttctcttgtCCAAAGGTAATTCGTTTCTTCTTCATTAAGTTTACTGTCTAAGTATGATTTTATTCCGTCCT
This is a stretch of genomic DNA from Haematobia irritans isolate KBUSLIRL chromosome 4, ASM5000362v1, whole genome shotgun sequence. It encodes these proteins:
- the LOC142235684 gene encoding uncharacterized protein LOC142235684 — its product is MTFLIKCRNEGIIPGFIKQAMKNVYNILGNRRKEYEVQKTLDKHIENFQRKILNVVIKHQHNIKRDIEGEKDGIKSYLDSKLNEEETNYLWTRENKITREIKEKSTATHKKKLLKLQEQQREELDIKINEKWFINTTDTQFPENVKCNTTVAMEKSEYQQRMMNIISDVMMYQRINKDPTTSLQRKNNELVEELDRNNMISPAEKKRLKMDVATAPRIYGLPKTHKDGYPLRPICSSIDSPSSNLCKYIGNLLKILTQDSKYNIKDSLQFKNKIKNLTIKEDEKLVSFDVVSLFPSVPVDLALKIIESRWQELEGHTRLTKNIFMKILKFCIVENRYFTYEDKTYKQKRGLPMGSSASPIVADIVMEHLLDNCMENLTTKPKILTKYVDDIFAVVREGAIHEILTTLNGFHNSINFTVEIEKNGRIPYLDTLVIRKENYKLGLDWQMLNIVLNMGFWEFKGGFPHRSESSNSHKESPPTVLLRTSLLQTVLTVKLRVKSSSQVEGSEYAQQQTLRCPLQSVSIDKPIDNVRAHEFHRMQSVTSMHLQMLNIVLNMGFWEFKGGFPHRSESSNSHKESPPTVLLRTSLLQTVLTVKLRVKSSSQVEGKIFLTS